One Staphylococcus simiae genomic region harbors:
- the ilvA gene encoding threonine ammonia-lyase IlvA, which yields MTVNTAVSTKDIDEAFLRLKDIVKETPLQLDHYLSQKYDCKVYLKREDLQWVRSFKLRGAYNAIAVLPDEAKNKGITCASAGNHAQGVAYTAKKLNLKAVIFMPVTTPMQKVNQVKFFGNGNVEVVLTGDTFDHCLAEALEYTKTYDMNFIDPFNNVYTISGQGTLAKEMLEQAAKDNVSFDYLFAAIGGGGLISGISTYFKAYSPNTKIIGVEPAGASSMYESVVVNKQVVTLNNIDKFVDGASVARVGDITFDIAKNNVDDYIQVDEGAVCSTILDMYSKQAIVAEPAGALSVSALENYRSQIKGKTVVCVISGGNNDINRMKEIEERSLLYEEMKHYFILNFPQRPGALREFVNEVLGPQDDITKFEYLKKSSQNTGTVIIGIQLKDHNDLLQLKDRVHDFDPSNIYINENKMLYSLLI from the coding sequence ATGACAGTCAATACTGCTGTTTCAACTAAAGATATTGATGAAGCCTTTTTAAGGTTAAAAGATATCGTTAAAGAAACACCTTTACAATTAGATCACTATTTATCACAAAAATATGATTGTAAAGTGTATTTAAAAAGAGAAGATTTACAATGGGTACGTTCATTTAAATTGCGTGGTGCGTATAATGCTATTGCTGTATTACCAGATGAAGCTAAAAATAAAGGGATCACCTGTGCCAGTGCTGGAAATCATGCACAAGGTGTTGCCTACACAGCTAAAAAATTAAATTTAAAAGCTGTTATCTTTATGCCTGTAACAACACCAATGCAAAAAGTAAATCAAGTTAAATTTTTTGGTAACGGCAATGTTGAAGTTGTCTTAACAGGTGATACTTTTGATCATTGCTTAGCTGAAGCCTTAGAATATACTAAAACATACGATATGAACTTTATTGATCCATTTAACAACGTTTATACTATCTCTGGACAAGGAACTTTGGCTAAAGAAATGCTTGAACAAGCAGCCAAAGATAATGTGTCATTTGATTACTTATTTGCTGCTATTGGTGGAGGTGGTTTAATTTCAGGAATTAGTACTTACTTTAAAGCTTATTCACCAAATACTAAGATTATTGGTGTAGAGCCCGCTGGTGCAAGTAGTATGTATGAATCAGTGGTAGTAAATAAACAAGTAGTCACTCTGAATAATATTGACAAATTTGTAGATGGTGCATCTGTAGCAAGAGTTGGCGATATTACATTCGACATCGCCAAAAATAATGTTGATGACTACATTCAAGTTGATGAAGGTGCCGTATGCTCAACTATTTTAGATATGTATTCAAAGCAAGCCATTGTCGCAGAACCAGCAGGTGCATTAAGCGTTAGTGCCCTTGAAAATTATAGAAGTCAAATTAAAGGTAAAACAGTAGTATGTGTTATCAGTGGTGGTAATAACGATATTAACCGTATGAAAGAAATTGAAGAGCGTTCATTACTTTATGAAGAAATGAAACATTACTTTATCTTGAATTTCCCACAACGACCTGGTGCTTTACGTGAGTTTGTTAATGAAGTATTAGGACCACAAGATGATATTACAAAATTTGAATACTTAAAAAAATCTTCTCAAAATACAGGAACTGTCATTATTGGCATACAACTTAAAGATCATAATGATTTATTACAATTGAAAGACAGAGTTCACGACTTTGACCCTTCTAATATATATATTAATGAGAATAAAATGCTTTATTCTTTATTAATTTAA